Sequence from the Gemmatimonadota bacterium genome:
GGGCCAGGGCCCGCGCGTACTGCGCCAACCCCCTCGGCAGGGCGTTGGAGCCGAAGACCGCGTCGAGCCCGGCCGCCGCCGTGCGCAGGCGGTCGAACTGGTCGGTCGGGTCGGCCAGGACCACGGCACGCGGACGATCGTTGGTCGCCGCGGACCAGTAGCGCGCCAGCGAGAGCGGGTCGGTGTCGGCGTCGGTGCCGATCACCACCAGGTCAGGGCGCTCCGCCGGCGGCACGTCGAACGGATCGACTTCACCGGTCCGGACCGTCACCATGAAGCCGACCTCTTCGAGCGATCGCACCAGGGCATCGCGAGCCGTCGAGGGAGTCATCATCAGCAGCGCACGCCACCCGAACCCCGGAATCTTGCCGAGGACGGCCGGCAGCCCGACGTCGGTTGCCGCGTTGTTGAAGGCGTCCTCGAGATCGCGGATCGCCTGCGAAAAAATGTCGGCCTCGCGAATCGTCGGCGCCGGCGGGGTGAGGATCCGATGCTCCATGGCGCGTGACACATCGGTCACCCGCTGGAAGCCATACGATCCGCCCGAGCCGGCGAGACGATGGAAGCGCTGCCGCAACGACTCCAGTGCGTCCGGCTCGCCCGCCCGAAAGGCCGCCAGGTCCTTGCGGAGCTCCGCCAGGCGCGCGGGGGCCTCGCGGATGTACTCGTGCTGCAACTCCAGCATCGGATCGTCGGCGTCCAGTGGCAGCGTATCAGTCATCGGCCTTCCCGCAGAGCGGCGAGGGTAGTGCGCGCGGCCGCGACGAATGCCGCGCCGCTGCCCCAGTGCCCTGAGAAGCGCTCGCCATCGCGAGCTCCCACCAAGGCCGCACGATCGTCGACGACCAGCAGGACTGGTTCGCCGGGCCACGCCGCGGGCGGAATCACCGTCATCGGAATGGCGCCAAGCGGCACCTCAGCCGTCGAGGCCACGTCGAGCGTGACCCCGGACGCGGCCGCCCGCCGGAGATGCGGCGCCAAGGTGAGGCAGCCATCGGGGGGCGCCAACAGCTCCACCGAACGCTCGGCCCGGGCGATCTCGTGCCCCATCAACTGCACCGCGCCGCGGGACGAAGCGAGTTCAACCAATGTCGGCGTGGCCGGAACGGCGAGCGCCGCGAGTGCCTCGCCCAGCTTGTCCATCGCCTCGCCCTGCCGATCACTCAACCGCGCCAGGAGGGTACTGGGGGGCTCCGGACGGAACTGCCGAGGCCGCCCCTCTTCGACGCGCGCCGCTCCCTTCGCCACCAACCCCTCGAGGGCGGCGTAGACGTTGGCGCGCGCCAAGCCTGCCGCGCGGGCAATGGTGTAGCCCGTGCCGGGGCCGCCGGTCAGCAGGACCTCGTAGATGAGGCCCTCGGTCGGGGTGAATCCAAACGGCGTCAGGTCGAGCCGACCCGCCATCTCAGGAGTACTCGAGGTGCCAGCCCAACCGCTTCGCGATCTTCGCCAGGCGGAAGGTGATGTCGGCCTGACGCGAGGTCATCCCGCCATCGTCCGGCGAGAGCGGCCAGCAATGGTAGGTCACCGGCGTGCCCGCCTTCGGCTGCGACCGCAAATTCTTCGGATGCCAGACGCCATCGGCGTCGACATCCTCGAGCAGGCGGACAAAGACGGTGGTGGCGCTGGCCGACGACGCCAACTGCCCCATCCCCGCCAGCAGTTCGATGTAGTGGAGGGCCAACGGAACGTCCTTCACCAGTCCCTTCGGATCCATCTCGATCGGATCGCCGAGCAACACATGCAACGGCTTCATCGTCCGACTGCCGATCGGGATCATGTAGGACTTGTCCGGCGTCGGCTGGGCAAGGTACTGGCCGAGACGATCGAGGAAGCCACCGCGCTCACGCTGCAGCGAGGGCATCGAGGAGATCATCGCCAGTGACCACCAGCTCGGCGGCGTCGCCTCGGGATGCAATTGCCAGCCGCCGCCGCGCTTGATGAACGGATCCTCGGACATC
This genomic interval carries:
- a CDS encoding TrmB family transcriptional regulator encodes the protein MAGRLDLTPFGFTPTEGLIYEVLLTGGPGTGYTIARAAGLARANVYAALEGLVAKGAARVEEGRPRQFRPEPPSTLLARLSDRQGEAMDKLGEALAALAVPATPTLVELASSRGAVQLMGHEIARAERSVELLAPPDGCLTLAPHLRRAAASGVTLDVASTAEVPLGAIPMTVIPPAAWPGEPVLLVVDDRAALVGARDGERFSGHWGSGAAFVAAARTTLAALREGR